A single Mangrovimonas sp. YM274 DNA region contains:
- a CDS encoding BspA family leucine-rich repeat surface protein: protein MKNYAIISCPNNSLFWRKLFERLVNKQLLLLLAFLFLGSFNAMAQTPCEGAFRWEDGAAWNGDGTIDDSPSQSFQPKGIVKCGSAAETQSGIVPLLGSVYDSAEFEIDVEGDACIDPSSGLQVSASNPTDGQPIIWLNFDVRPEAGSFQIQINDNSGDTIAWALYLSEVHETGTHQGDNGQNLSGDCGDLKKVACGVESSSTWNTIPINGADFLLASNFYLAVWDQDADGDVEINNFKARFGCGDADFLTCSLFNGVPEEICNDDGTFTINVPIEGINGEYVGYDANSNNENGLSNFVCLTNSGDTNITSGVISLTYDVGTSYAIEIFETNSSSPPTSIDVSESCSHPDPYPGDPNNGNSDSCVVIIRDDAPDCCVEPNLEVTSGSVCAEGQSSVDLENLVTTDQGAVVSFHETLEDAQNNTNALTDTEVSPFEGTSFFVRSQVSEDCYTIQELVISINPLPDVNAGLDKVLTCSVLEVTLDGSSSTPNVSYEWSGPDGFMSTEAAPTVSLFLNAPGTYSLTVTDENGCTATDIVEVVLGNSTPDVNAGPDKLLTCEVFEGNLEGSSNTPNVSYEWSGPDGFSSSEQNPSISIFNAPGIYTLTVTGENGCTASDTVEIALDTTQPQVSCPENIVLCSGGNPFELSGGTPENGTYSGNGVVEGVFDPSEVTPGIYEITYSFTETNGCSDFCIFFIEVIQVPEPETACYETATFNTDSCEWDVTGDMPTEPATACYETATFNTDSCQWDVTGDMPTEPATACYETATFNTDSCEWDVSGDMPTEPATACYETATFNTDSCEWDVTGDMPTEPATACYETATFNTDSCEWDVSGDMPTEPETACYETATFNTDSCQWDVTGDMPTEPATACYETATFNTDSCEWDVTGDMPTEPVTACYETATFNTDSCKWDVSGDMPTEPVTACYETATFNTDSCEWDVSGDMPAEPEIACYETATFNTDSCQWDVTGDMPTEPATACYETATFNTDSCEWDVSGDMPTEPETACYETATFNTDSCEWDVSGDMPAEPEIACYETATFNTDSCQWDVTGDMPTEPVTACYETATFNTDSCKWDVSGDMPTEPVTACYETATFNTETCEWDVTGDMPTEPATACYETATFNTDSCEWDVSGDMPTEPETACYETATFNTDSCKWDVSGDMPTEPVTACYETATFNTDSCEWDVSGDMPAEPEIACYETATFNTDSCEWDVSGDMPTEPATACYETATFNTDSCEWDVSGDMPAMPEIACYETATFNSETCMWDVVGTKPLMPNIECYETALWNSITCTWDVSGEPPVIDAGANVLITCQVSPEIILEGEVPYEDVILQWTTNDGHIVGDASIISVVVDESGTYILTATLPNGCVVSDHVIVTIVDYEFPKIISDVSDMDLGCNPSEIIPPVFTVTDGENEIEIEADTEGAICTGGCDYMQTWTASFMDECNNSANELSVTFTWIEDYEDPKIELPVVELKCNENFPEELEAYYSDNCVDSGFVYAGPTNITVVDCVEYADYVFVASDQCNTTEVTLKVQREFDLYDNCETAYGRDPETNSCFIPDFGNWGWTNYFENENEPGEPYVMDLYAGAAQCDITNRTPVGTVTVNYVDGQATVTYDLLDGFVMNEAHVYIGCEEYPKKGKGKKYTVAPGQYNFNPSGTLGYASNYTVGPVNVEGPIYVIAHAVVCEVVCKCSPVVEGDTYEPNNDTLDCTEEELVVEDPRGPKGPKGPKGKNQRTANTFDIYPVPFKTAVNIKYQYAFDTNVTIEVTDIRGVVVASYRDDHYSANMTGEVKFDLSHALDRMLYVRITSNKGSEIKKIISSNAKR, encoded by the coding sequence ATGAAAAACTATGCTATCATTTCATGTCCTAACAATTCTCTGTTTTGGCGTAAATTATTTGAAAGGTTAGTCAATAAACAACTGCTGTTGCTATTGGCTTTTTTGTTTTTGGGAAGCTTTAATGCTATGGCTCAAACACCCTGTGAAGGAGCTTTTAGATGGGAAGATGGAGCTGCTTGGAATGGAGATGGTACTATTGATGATAGTCCATCCCAAAGTTTTCAGCCCAAAGGAATTGTAAAATGTGGAAGTGCGGCCGAAACGCAATCTGGAATTGTTCCTTTGTTAGGCTCGGTTTATGATTCAGCTGAATTTGAAATAGATGTGGAAGGTGATGCCTGTATTGATCCTAGTTCAGGACTTCAAGTGAGTGCGTCAAATCCAACGGACGGTCAGCCTATAATTTGGTTGAACTTTGATGTGAGACCGGAAGCCGGTAGTTTTCAAATTCAAATAAACGATAACTCAGGTGATACAATAGCATGGGCTTTGTATTTGTCTGAAGTACATGAAACGGGTACACATCAAGGTGACAATGGACAGAATTTAAGTGGAGATTGTGGTGATCTAAAAAAAGTAGCATGTGGCGTTGAGAGCTCTAGTACATGGAACACTATTCCTATAAATGGTGCTGATTTTTTGCTGGCTTCCAATTTTTATTTGGCAGTTTGGGATCAAGATGCCGATGGAGATGTTGAAATAAATAATTTTAAAGCAAGATTTGGTTGTGGCGATGCCGATTTTTTAACGTGCTCATTGTTTAATGGAGTTCCAGAAGAAATTTGTAATGATGATGGGACTTTTACTATTAATGTGCCTATCGAGGGAATTAATGGCGAGTATGTAGGGTATGATGCGAATTCAAATAATGAAAATGGCCTTTCCAATTTTGTTTGTTTAACCAATTCGGGAGATACTAATATTACTTCTGGAGTAATTTCTTTGACCTATGATGTAGGTACTAGCTATGCAATTGAAATTTTTGAAACAAATAGTTCTAGTCCCCCTACATCTATAGATGTTAGTGAAAGTTGTAGTCATCCAGATCCTTATCCAGGAGATCCTAACAATGGAAATTCTGATAGTTGTGTAGTGATTATTCGGGATGATGCTCCAGATTGTTGTGTCGAACCAAATTTGGAAGTTACTTCCGGTTCTGTTTGTGCAGAGGGGCAGTCAAGTGTAGATTTGGAAAATCTTGTGACAACCGACCAAGGGGCAGTAGTGAGTTTTCATGAAACCTTGGAGGATGCCCAAAATAATACAAATGCATTGACCGATACAGAAGTAAGTCCTTTTGAGGGCACTTCCTTTTTTGTGAGAAGTCAGGTTTCTGAGGATTGTTACACTATTCAGGAATTAGTAATTTCTATCAATCCTCTACCAGATGTAAATGCAGGTCTTGATAAGGTTCTTACTTGTAGTGTATTAGAGGTGACATTGGATGGATCAAGTAGTACACCAAATGTAAGTTATGAATGGAGTGGTCCAGATGGCTTTATGTCCACTGAAGCCGCCCCTACGGTTTCTCTTTTCTTGAATGCCCCTGGGACTTATTCCTTAACGGTGACCGATGAAAATGGTTGTACTGCTACAGATATAGTAGAGGTAGTGTTAGGGAATTCAACGCCAGATGTTAATGCGGGGCCAGATAAGCTGCTGACCTGTGAGGTTTTTGAAGGAAACTTGGAAGGATCAAGTAACACACCTAATGTAAGCTATGAATGGAGTGGCCCGGATGGATTTTCGTCTTCTGAACAGAACCCTAGTATTTCTATTTTTAATGCTCCAGGAATTTATACTCTAACAGTAACAGGTGAAAATGGGTGTACAGCCTCAGATACAGTGGAGATAGCATTAGATACGACGCAACCACAGGTAAGTTGTCCAGAAAATATTGTTTTGTGTAGTGGAGGTAATCCTTTTGAACTTAGTGGAGGAACTCCAGAAAATGGTACCTATAGCGGTAATGGAGTTGTTGAAGGTGTTTTTGATCCATCTGAAGTGACACCTGGAATTTATGAAATCACTTACTCCTTTACTGAAACAAATGGTTGTAGTGACTTTTGTATCTTTTTTATTGAAGTAATTCAAGTGCCAGAGCCAGAAACGGCCTGTTATGAAACAGCAACCTTTAACACGGATTCTTGTGAATGGGACGTAACGGGCGACATGCCTACCGAGCCAGCAACGGCCTGTTATGAAACGGCAACCTTCAATACGGATTCTTGTCAATGGGACGTAACGGGCGACATGCCTACCGAGCCAGCAACGGCCTGTTATGAAACAGCAACCTTTAACACGGATTCTTGTGAATGGGACGTAAGCGGAGACATGCCAACGGAGCCAGCAACGGCCTGTTATGAAACAGCAACCTTTAACACGGATTCTTGTGAATGGGACGTAACGGGCGACATGCCTACCGAGCCAGCAACGGCCTGTTATGAAACGGCAACCTTCAATACGGATTCTTGTGAATGGGACGTAAGCGGAGACATGCCAACGGAGCCAGAAACGGCCTGTTATGAAACAGCAACCTTTAATACGGATTCTTGTCAATGGGACGTAACGGGCGACATGCCTACCGAGCCAGCAACGGCCTGTTATGAAACAGCAACCTTTAACACGGATTCTTGTGAATGGGACGTAACGGGCGACATGCCTACCGAGCCAGTAACAGCCTGTTATGAAACAGCAACCTTTAACACGGATTCCTGTAAATGGGACGTAAGCGGAGACATGCCGACCGAGCCAGTAACGGCCTGCTATGAAACAGCAACCTTTAATACGGATTCTTGTGAATGGGACGTAAGCGGAGACATGCCAGCCGAGCCAGAAATTGCTTGCTATGAAACGGCAACCTTCAATACGGATTCTTGTCAATGGGACGTAACGGGCGACATGCCTACCGAGCCAGCAACGGCCTGTTATGAAACAGCAACCTTTAACACAGATTCTTGTGAATGGGACGTAAGCGGAGACATGCCAACGGAGCCAGAAACGGCCTGTTATGAAACAGCAACCTTTAACACGGATTCTTGTGAATGGGACGTAAGCGGAGACATGCCAGCCGAGCCAGAAATTGCTTGCTATGAAACGGCAACCTTCAATACGGATTCTTGTCAATGGGACGTAACGGGCGACATGCCTACCGAGCCAGTAACAGCCTGTTATGAAACAGCAACCTTTAACACGGATTCCTGTAAATGGGACGTAAGCGGAGACATGCCGACCGAGCCAGTAACGGCCTGCTATGAAACAGCGACTTTTAATACTGAAACCTGTGAATGGGACGTAACGGGCGACATGCCGACCGAGCCAGCAACGGCCTGTTATGAAACAGCAACCTTTAACACGGATTCTTGTGAATGGGACGTAAGCGGAGACATGCCAACGGAGCCAGAAACGGCCTGTTATGAAACAGCAACCTTTAACACGGATTCCTGTAAATGGGACGTAAGCGGAGACATGCCGACCGAGCCAGTAACGGCCTGCTATGAAACAGCAACCTTTAATACGGATTCTTGTGAATGGGACGTAAGCGGAGACATGCCAGCCGAGCCAGAAATTGCTTGCTATGAAACAGCAACCTTTAATACGGATTCTTGTGAATGGGACGTAAGCGGAGACATGCCTACCGAGCCAGCAACGGCCTGTTATGAAACAGCAACCTTTAACACAGATTCTTGTGAATGGGACGTAAGCGGAGACATGCCAGCCATGCCAGAAATTGCTTGCTATGAAACGGCAACATTCAATAGTGAAACCTGTATGTGGGATGTGGTAGGAACAAAACCTCTTATGCCGAATATTGAATGTTATGAAACTGCCCTTTGGAACTCAATAACTTGTACTTGGGATGTGTCGGGTGAGCCACCAGTGATTGATGCCGGAGCAAATGTGTTGATAACATGTCAAGTGTCTCCCGAAATTATATTGGAAGGTGAAGTACCGTATGAAGATGTTATTCTTCAGTGGACAACAAATGATGGACATATAGTGGGAGATGCTTCTATAATATCTGTTGTTGTAGATGAATCGGGTACTTATATATTAACTGCTACTTTGCCTAATGGCTGTGTCGTGAGTGATCATGTTATTGTTACTATAGTTGATTATGAATTCCCAAAAATCATTTCAGATGTGTCTGACATGGATTTGGGCTGTAACCCTTCAGAAATTATTCCTCCTGTGTTTACTGTCACTGATGGAGAGAATGAAATAGAAATTGAAGCAGATACAGAAGGTGCAATATGTACAGGAGGATGTGACTATATGCAAACATGGACTGCTAGTTTTATGGATGAATGTAATAATTCAGCAAACGAATTGAGTGTGACCTTCACTTGGATAGAAGATTACGAAGATCCTAAAATTGAACTACCGGTGGTGGAACTAAAGTGTAATGAAAATTTCCCAGAAGAGTTAGAGGCTTATTATTCCGATAATTGTGTGGACTCTGGTTTTGTTTATGCAGGACCAACCAATATAACAGTCGTGGATTGTGTGGAGTATGCCGATTATGTATTTGTCGCTTCAGATCAATGTAATACTACGGAGGTTACCTTAAAAGTACAACGTGAATTTGATTTATACGACAATTGTGAAACGGCCTATGGCAGAGATCCAGAAACAAATTCCTGTTTCATTCCAGATTTTGGCAATTGGGGGTGGACCAATTATTTTGAAAACGAAAATGAGCCTGGTGAGCCATATGTGATGGATTTATATGCCGGTGCAGCGCAATGTGACATCACCAACCGGACTCCTGTGGGAACTGTAACGGTAAATTATGTGGATGGGCAAGCAACGGTAACCTATGATTTGCTTGATGGTTTTGTAATGAACGAAGCGCATGTATACATTGGTTGCGAAGAATATCCTAAAAAAGGGAAGGGCAAAAAATATACGGTAGCGCCTGGTCAGTATAATTTTAACCCTAGTGGCACTTTAGGATATGCGTCCAATTATACCGTTGGTCCAGTAAATGTGGAAGGCCCTATTTATGTGATTGCCCATGCTGTTGTTTGTGAAGTAGTTTGTAAATGTTCTCCGGTAGTGGAAGGCGATACTTATGAGCCGAATAATGATACTCTTGATTGTACCGAAGAGGAGCTTGTTGTAGAAGATCCTAGAGGGCCTAAAGGACCTAAGGGGCCTAAAGGTAAAAACCAGCGTACAGCTAATACTTTTGATATCTACCCAGTGCCATTTAAAACGGCAGTAAATATTAAATACCAGTATGCTTTTGATACTAATGTAACCATTGAGGTCACGGATATTAGAGGTGTTGTGGTAGCATCATATAGAGATGATCATTATAGTGCTAATATGACTGGAGAAGTGAAATTTGATTTGTCACATGCCTTAGACAGAATGTTATATGTAAGAATAACATCTAACAAAGGAAGCGAAATTAAGAAGATTATTTCCTCAAATGCTAAACGTTAA
- a CDS encoding T9SS type A sorting domain-containing protein: MNVKLPNLFLGTFLGASLMLNAQEYEPLIVDSGFTADIVANGATTAMASTTDDVDGVDWCFMSTDFNPTGTANFDFALPADGLFNSEATPDISFQLADFASNNSLRLVSQGNSGTLTFTNDVQASKLFVVGTTGSGSGQFTTIITFTDASIQIFNGSLMPDWYSSNEQPIALSDFGRVNRSDDEIETDPTNGNPRLYQVQLDILPENYGKTIESIEIEKTTSSPGIINIMAISAELAPSCLPVTNLEASATANTAEISWDSPTTAPANGLDYYLTTDSTAPDETTEPTANLAATETSVSLADLTTGTTYYFWIRTNCGVDDLGAWELISFTPGQVSATYTEGDLPTEYDTPSASSVSSCPGLLTISVPEGYQIANVDVSYSMTANDAGWISDQASLLACNTTGQAESSLSGGSGFGGTYNYSRTGLDIADGATGDVEFALHAWKTYTTGDDGCTTVDNKVDNNTWTITVTYEATLSNPNYELEQLSVYPNPANNLVTVKAGEQITDITILNLLGQVVLNHKGNSLSEEVNISNLAQGNYILKTSTATGKQATTKLIKQ; encoded by the coding sequence ATGAATGTAAAATTACCCAACCTCTTTTTAGGTACCTTTTTAGGAGCCTCATTAATGTTAAATGCTCAAGAATATGAGCCCTTAATAGTAGATTCTGGATTTACAGCGGATATTGTCGCAAATGGTGCAACTACAGCCATGGCTTCAACCACAGATGATGTCGACGGTGTCGACTGGTGTTTTATGAGTACCGACTTTAACCCTACCGGTACCGCAAACTTTGATTTTGCCCTTCCTGCCGATGGACTATTTAATTCTGAAGCAACGCCTGATATCAGCTTTCAATTAGCCGATTTTGCCTCCAATAATTCTTTAAGATTGGTGAGTCAAGGTAATAGTGGGACACTAACATTTACAAATGACGTACAGGCCTCCAAATTATTTGTGGTAGGAACCACAGGAAGTGGAAGTGGGCAATTTACAACGATTATCACCTTTACAGATGCGTCAATCCAAATTTTTAACGGTTCTCTGATGCCCGATTGGTACAGTAGCAATGAACAACCTATTGCTCTATCTGATTTTGGCCGAGTAAACAGAAGCGATGACGAAATCGAAACTGATCCTACAAATGGAAACCCAAGACTTTATCAAGTTCAATTGGATATTCTTCCAGAAAACTATGGAAAAACCATTGAAAGTATTGAAATAGAGAAAACAACTTCTTCTCCAGGTATCATAAATATCATGGCTATTTCAGCTGAGCTAGCACCCTCATGTTTACCTGTTACTAACCTAGAAGCTTCTGCCACAGCTAATACCGCAGAAATCTCTTGGGATTCACCAACAACAGCCCCTGCTAATGGATTGGATTACTACTTAACTACAGATAGTACTGCTCCAGACGAAACGACAGAGCCAACCGCTAATTTGGCTGCTACCGAAACATCTGTATCTCTTGCTGACTTAACTACAGGAACTACCTATTATTTCTGGATCCGTACCAACTGTGGAGTTGACGACTTAGGAGCTTGGGAATTGATAAGTTTTACTCCTGGCCAAGTAAGTGCCACCTATACAGAAGGAGATTTACCTACGGAATATGATACACCTTCTGCAAGCTCTGTTAGCAGTTGCCCAGGTTTATTAACAATTAGTGTGCCTGAAGGCTATCAAATTGCTAACGTAGACGTTTCTTATAGCATGACTGCCAATGATGCTGGATGGATTAGTGACCAAGCATCCCTTTTAGCTTGCAACACAACAGGACAGGCCGAGTCTTCTTTATCTGGAGGATCAGGATTTGGCGGCACCTATAATTACAGCCGTACCGGTTTGGACATCGCTGACGGAGCCACGGGAGATGTGGAATTCGCTCTTCATGCTTGGAAAACTTACACTACTGGCGATGATGGATGTACTACGGTAGACAACAAAGTAGACAACAATACCTGGACCATTACTGTAACCTATGAAGCTACGTTATCCAATCCAAATTATGAATTGGAGCAATTGTCTGTGTATCCAAATCCTGCAAACAATCTTGTAACTGTAAAAGCTGGTGAACAAATTACAGACATCACGATACTTAACTTGTTAGGACAAGTTGTATTAAATCATAAAGGAAACAGCTTATCTGAAGAAGTAAACATTTCCAACTTAGCGCAAGGTAACTACATCCTAAAAACTTCTACCGCTACAGGTAAACAAGCCACCACAAAATTAATCAAGCAATAA
- a CDS encoding nitronate monooxygenase family protein yields MTSQLTEILDIKYPIIMAPMFLVSNTDMVKEAMKEGIAGCIPALNYRTLPELQAAIRELKAAKPLGGAFGFNLIVNKSNVKYKEQLKLLCEEGCDFIITSLGSPEETIREAHKHNIKVFCDVTDLAYAKKVTELGADAVIAVNNQAGGHRGGMSPEQLIKEIKTHCNIPVISAGGVGMKQHVDDMLQYGAAGVSVGSPFIASKEANVTNEYKQACIDYGKDDIVMTERISGTPCTVINTPYVKKIGTKTTWLEGVMNKNKKLKKWVKMLRFYLGMKATENAALKATYKTVWVAGPSIEYTTKILPVKDIVRRLTR; encoded by the coding sequence ATGACCTCACAACTTACAGAAATTCTCGATATTAAATATCCCATTATCATGGCACCCATGTTTTTGGTGTCCAATACAGACATGGTAAAGGAAGCTATGAAGGAAGGGATTGCAGGGTGTATTCCTGCGTTAAATTATAGAACCCTTCCCGAACTACAGGCAGCTATAAGAGAACTTAAGGCGGCCAAGCCTTTAGGTGGCGCCTTTGGGTTTAATTTAATTGTCAACAAATCCAATGTCAAATACAAAGAGCAATTAAAATTGTTATGTGAAGAAGGTTGTGATTTTATTATTACCTCTTTGGGAAGTCCCGAAGAAACGATTCGCGAAGCGCATAAACACAATATTAAAGTTTTTTGCGATGTCACTGATCTTGCTTATGCCAAAAAAGTAACTGAGCTTGGAGCAGACGCTGTGATTGCCGTCAACAATCAAGCAGGAGGTCATCGAGGTGGGATGTCGCCAGAGCAGCTCATCAAGGAAATCAAGACGCATTGTAATATTCCTGTGATTTCTGCTGGGGGTGTTGGAATGAAACAACATGTGGATGACATGTTGCAATATGGCGCTGCGGGAGTTTCGGTAGGGAGTCCGTTTATTGCTTCCAAAGAAGCTAATGTCACTAATGAATATAAGCAAGCATGTATCGATTATGGAAAGGACGACATCGTGATGACTGAAAGAATATCGGGAACACCTTGTACCGTCATCAATACACCATATGTAAAAAAAATAGGCACAAAAACGACGTGGTTGGAGGGGGTGATGAATAAAAACAAAAAACTAAAAAAGTGGGTGAAAATGCTGCGTTTTTATTTAGGTATGAAAGCCACAGAGAATGCGGCGCTTAAAGCTACGTATAAAACAGTGTGGGTAGCTGGACCTAGTATAGAATACACAACGAAGATTCTTCCTGTAAAGGATATTGTAAGAAGATTGACGCGATGA
- a CDS encoding class I SAM-dependent rRNA methyltransferase → MLFSETIKSNYQPKRLAVKLNAKGEQFVVKGHPWVFSNSIVKINEDAKSGDLAIIFSKNKNKVVGLGLYDAASPIRIKMLHSGAEQAVINTDFFHQKIQEAFAQRQELLQTNTNSYRLIFGENDGFPGLIADVYAHVLVVKLYSEIWLPYLETILPMMRELSNAETVVIRLSRSLQNKPNQKLVDGAVVYGVLESAVVEFVEHGVNFSANVIKGHKTGYFLDHRANRKQVGEWSDGKTVLDVFSYAGGFSVHALYNGATAVTSLDISKQALEVAVANGKLNAYSGVHNTIAGDAFKELENLIKQGETFDVVVIDPPSFAKQASEVDLAKKKYAQLATLGAQLTAKKGLLVLASCSSRVVAQAFFDINKQVLNSSGRTFELILKTQHDSDHPVNFPEGAYLKCGYYRFLD, encoded by the coding sequence CATCCTTGGGTGTTTTCAAACAGTATTGTCAAAATCAATGAGGATGCAAAATCTGGTGATTTGGCCATTATTTTTAGTAAAAACAAAAATAAGGTAGTGGGCTTGGGGTTGTATGATGCAGCCTCTCCAATCCGCATTAAAATGTTGCATAGTGGGGCAGAGCAAGCCGTCATAAATACCGACTTTTTTCATCAGAAAATTCAGGAAGCCTTTGCACAACGTCAGGAATTATTGCAGACCAACACCAATAGTTACCGTCTTATTTTTGGTGAAAATGATGGGTTTCCGGGGTTGATTGCCGATGTATATGCCCATGTTTTGGTGGTGAAACTGTATTCCGAAATTTGGCTTCCGTATTTGGAAACTATTTTACCCATGATGCGGGAGTTGTCCAATGCTGAAACCGTAGTGATTCGTTTGAGTAGAAGTCTTCAAAATAAGCCTAATCAAAAGTTAGTTGATGGGGCAGTTGTGTATGGAGTATTGGAGAGTGCGGTTGTGGAATTTGTGGAACACGGCGTGAATTTCTCTGCTAACGTGATTAAAGGGCATAAAACAGGCTATTTTTTAGATCATCGCGCCAATAGAAAACAGGTGGGGGAATGGAGTGATGGGAAAACTGTTTTGGATGTGTTTTCGTATGCAGGAGGATTTTCGGTACATGCGTTGTATAATGGAGCTACTGCAGTAACTAGTTTGGATATTAGTAAACAGGCGTTGGAGGTGGCGGTGGCCAATGGAAAATTAAATGCGTATTCCGGTGTACATAACACCATCGCAGGTGATGCATTCAAAGAACTGGAAAACCTAATCAAGCAAGGAGAGACATTTGACGTGGTGGTTATTGATCCGCCTAGTTTTGCCAAACAGGCTTCTGAAGTGGATTTGGCAAAAAAGAAATACGCACAATTGGCAACATTGGGTGCGCAGTTAACTGCTAAAAAAGGGTTGTTGGTGTTGGCTTCTTGTTCTTCAAGGGTGGTTGCTCAGGCCTTTTTTGATATCAACAAACAAGTATTAAATAGTTCAGGGAGAACCTTTGAATTGATCTTAAAAACTCAGCATGACAGCGATCATCCTGTTAACTTTCCAGAGGGAGCCTACTTGAAATGCGGTTACTATCGATTTTTAGATTAG